In Cervus elaphus chromosome 3, mCerEla1.1, whole genome shotgun sequence, the following proteins share a genomic window:
- the LOC122678682 gene encoding olfactory receptor 8S1-like, with product MPPPGATGYLDRVNLIAVGNHSIFSEFILLGFSADPQTQILLFTLFLVIYLLTLMGNLVMLLVIRVDPHLHTPMYFFLGQLSFLDLCHSSVTVPKMLENLLSESKTIFVESCLAQAFLVFTTGGTEACLLAVMAYDRYVAISSPLLYGQVMNSQLCVGLVWGSWGLAFVDALINILLAVDLDYCEDQTIPHFSCELSSLFPLSCSDTSTNFTLLLCSSFLHFFGTFVFIFFSYTCIVSTILSISSTSGRSKAFSTCSSHLTTVILFYGSGFLSYLLPASGSALEMIVSLQYSVITPMLNPLIYSLQNKEVKAAVRRMLRRYGSFFI from the exons ATGCCACCACCTGGTGCTACTGGTTATTTAGACAG GGTAAATCTTATCGCTGTGGGAAACCACAGCATATTCAGTGAGTTTATCCTCCTCGGTTTTTCTGCTGACCCTCAGACCCAGATTCTCCTCTTCACATTGTTTCTGGTGATTTACCTCCTGACCTTGATGGGGAACCTGGTGATGCTGCTGGTTATCAGAGTTGATCCCCACCtccacacacccatgtacttCTTTTTGGGACAGCTCTCCTTTCTGGATCTCTGCCATTCATCCGTCACAGTCCCCAAGATGCTGGAAAATCTACTTTCTGAAAGTAAAACCATCTTTGTAGAGAGCTGCCTGGCTCAGGCCTTCCTTGTGTTTACCACCGGGGGCACTGAGGCCTGTCTGCTggctgtgatggcctatgaccgctacgtAGCCATCAGCTCCCCTCTGCTTTACGGCCAGGTGATGAACAGCCAGCTCTGTGTTGGGCTGGTGTGGGGCTCCTGGGGCCTGGCCTTTGTGGATGCTCTCATCAACATCCTCCTGGCTGTCGATTTAGACTATTGTGAGGACCAAACTATTCCCCACTTCAGCTGTGAGctgtcctccctcttccctctgtctTGCTCTGATACCTCCACCAATTTCACGCTCCTGCTCTGCTCTTCATTCTTACATTTCTTTGGAACCTTCGTCTTCATCTTCTTCTCTTATACCTGTATTGTCTCCACCATCTTgagcatcagctccacctcaggcaGAAGTAAAGCCTTCTctacctgctcctcccacctcacTACTGTGATTTTGTTTTATGGCTCAGGTTTCCTCAGCTATCTGTTGCCAGCCTCAGGTTCTGCCCTGGAGATGATCGTCTCCTTGCAATACAGCGTGATCACTCCCATGCTGAATCCTCTCATTTATAGCCTGCAGAACAAGGAGGTGAAGGCAGCTGTGAGAAGAATGTTAAGAAGATATGGTAGCTTTTTCATATAG